The Malus domestica chromosome 10, GDT2T_hap1 genome contains a region encoding:
- the LOC103400361 gene encoding polyadenylate-binding protein 3: MAAAVSGPVAQPVSPAAQQAPPVAAPSVFGNVSLYVGDLDPSVNEAQLYDLFNQMGQIVSIRVCRDQSRMQSLGYAYVNYGDPQHAANALEVLNFTPINGKPIRIMYSHRDPSIRKSGKANVFIKNLDKSIDHKALLDTFSTFGNVLSCKVALDGNGQSKGYGFVQYDNEESAQEAIKKLNKMLINGKLVYVGLFQRGQERNGQNGSPHFTNVYVKNLSETTTDEDLKKTFGEHGNITSAVVMRDGSGKSRCFGFVNFEKPEEAAAAIEKLNGSTVSGDKVLFVGRAQRKSEREAELRAKFEQERLSRFEKLQGANLYLKNLDDTVNDEKLKELFSEFGTITSCKVMLDHQGVSKGSGFVAFSTPEEANKALAEMSGKMIGRKPLYVAVAQRKEERKARLQARFAQIRAPGGMSPLPSGIPAYHPGAPRLAPQQLYFGQGSGILPHQPAGYGFQQQLVPGMRPGNFIMPYHLQRQGQPGQRMGVRRSGNFQHVQQQQLLHRNSNQGLRYMGNARNGVDPSLAPQGLVGPMMPLPLDGAGLPVSPNDIHRSGPLPTSTLASALASATPENQRLMLGEQLYPLVERIEPEHTAKVTGMLLEMDQTEVLHLIESPDALKNKVAEAMDVLRTAATKSDVTDQLGALDLNE, encoded by the exons ATGGCGGCGGCGGTATCGGGTCCGGTGGCTCAACCAGTGTCTCCGGCGGCTCAACAGGCGCCGCCGGTTGCGGCTCCGTCGGTTTTCGGGAACGTGTCGCTGTACGTGGGCGATCTGGACCCGAGTGTGAACGAAGCGCAGCTGTACGATCTGTTCAACCAAATGGGGCAGATCGTTTCGATTCGGGTCTGTCGGGATCAGAGCCGAATGCAATCCCTCGGCTATGCCTACGTTAATTACGGCGATCCTCAGCACG CTGCTAATGCCCTGGAGGTTTTGAATTTTACTCCGATCAATGGGAAACCCATCAGGATTATGTACTCTCATCGTGATCCAAGCATTCGGAAGAGCGGAAAGGCCAATGTGTTCATTAAGAACCTGGACAAAAGTATTGATCATAAGGCGTTGTTGGACACTTTTTCAACCTTTGGCAACGTACTTTCTTGCAAGGTTGCACTTGATGGCAACGGTCAATCGAAAGGGTATGGGTTCGTACAGTATGACAATGAGGAATCTGCGCAGGAGGCGATCAAGAAGCTGAACAAAATGCTGATAAATGGAAAACTGGTTTATGTTGGACTGTTTCAACGAGGCCAGGAAAGGAATGGGCAAAATGGATCACCACATTTCACTAATGTTTATGTGAAGAATTTGTCAGAGACGACGACAGATGAAGACCTTAAGAAAACTTTTGGTGAGCATGGTAACATTACCAGTGCGGTTGTTATGAGGGATGGTTCTGGAAAGTCAAGATGTTTTGGTTTTGTTAACTTTGAGAAGCCAGAAGAAGCTGCTGCTGCAATTGAGAAGTTGAATGGGAGCACCGTTAGTGGTGACAAGGTTTTGTTTGTCGGGAGGGCTCAAAGGAAATCTGAGAGGGAGGCGGAGTTGAGAGCTAAGTTTGAACAGGAAAGGCTCAGTAGATTTGAGAAGCTACAAGGTGCTAATTTATATCTCAAAAATCTTGATGACACAGTAAATGATGAAAAACTAAAGGAGCTATTTTCTGAATTTGGAACAATAACATCGTGCAAG GTCATGCTTGATCACCAAGGGGTGAGCAAGGGTTCTGGATTTGTTGCATTTTCTACTCCGGAAGAAGCCAATAAAGCC TTGGCCGAGATGAGTGGCAAGATGATTGGACGGAAGCCTTTGTATGTTGCCGTGGCCCAACGCAAAGAAGAGCGCAAGGCTCGATTACAG GCACGTTTTGCCCAAATCCGAGCACCAGGTGGGATGTCACCATTGCCATCGGGAATTCCTGCATATCATCCTGGGGCACCTAGACTTGCCCCGCAACAACTGTATTTTGGTCAAGGTTCTGGCATTCTACCCCATCAGCCTGCTGGTTATGGCTTCCAGCAGCAGCTAGTGCCTGGCATGCGCCCGGGTAACTTCATTATGCCATACCACCTTCAGAGGCAAGGTCAACCTGGGCAGCGGATGGGTGTACGGCGAAGTGGGAACTTCCAACATGTGCAGCAGCAGCAG TTACTGCACCGTAATTCCAATCAAGGCTTGAGATACATGGGCAATGCACGGAATGGAGTGGACCCATCTTTGGCTCCTCAAGGTCTTGTGGGTCCAATGATGCCTTTGCCACTTGACGGTGCAGGGCTGCCTGTGTCTCCTAATGATATCCATCGTTCTGGGCCGTTGCCAACGTCAACACTTGCTTCAGCTTTAGCTTCTGCTACCCCAGAGAATCAGCGTTTG ATGCTGGGTGAACAACTATATCCACTTGTTGAGCGGATTGAGCCTGAACACACGGCTAAGGTGACAGGGATGTTGCTAGAGATGGACCAGACGGAAGTTCTCCATCTGATCGAGTCTCCAGATGCCTTGAAGAACAAGGTAGCTGAGGCAATGGATGTTCTGCGTACAGCTGCAACGAAGTCTGACGTTACTGATCAGCTTGGTGCATTGGATCTGAATGAGTGA